One Chroicocephalus ridibundus chromosome 21, bChrRid1.1, whole genome shotgun sequence DNA segment encodes these proteins:
- the GBA1 gene encoding lysosomal acid glucosylceramidase, whose amino-acid sequence MGAAGALGWRLLVLVLVAAVPRAAGARPCSPKYFGRDAMVCVCNATYCDTLDPVVLPTPGTYVKYESSKAGKRLERSEGTFQRSLHAPDLVLTLDTAQRYQKVKGFGGSVTDAAAINILSLPETAQDHLLRSYFSEEGLEYNLVRLPMASCDFSLHAYTYDDVPFDYELAHFSLRDEDTKLKIPLLHRASAMSKQPLSLYASPWTSPTWMKTSESFVGKGTLKGQAGDRYHKTWANYFVRFLDEYAKHNLTFWAVTAENEPSAGLINNYPFQCLGFTAEQQRDFIARDLGPALANSSHRDVRLIILDDNRLHLPHWAKVVLEDEAAARYVHGIGIHWYLDFIGPIQDTVVPTHELFPDYFILATEACIGAHFWERDVILGCWDRGNQYSHSILTNLNHFVAGWTDWNLALDLEGGPNWVKNYVDSPVIVDASEGIFYKQPMFYHMGHFSKFIPEGSQRVGLVASKESKKTDLEYTAFLRPDGAVVVVVLNRSLQNITFGLADTVGLIAAMAPASSIQTYLWRRQ is encoded by the exons aTGGGGGCCGCCGGTGCCCTGGGCTGgcggctgctggtgctggtgctggtggcggCCGTGCCTCGGGCCGCAG gCGCCCGGCCCTGTAGCCCCAAGTATTTTGGCCGTGACGCCATGGTGTGCGTCTGCAACGCCACGTACTGCGACACGCTGGACCCCGTTGTCCTGCCGACCCCGGGCACCTACGTCAAGTACGAGAGCAGCAAGGCCGGCAAGCGGCTGGAGCGCAGCGAGGGGACCTTCCAGCGCAGCCTGCACGCCCCAG ATCTTGTCCTGACCCTGGATACGGCGCAGCGGTACCAGAAGGTGAAAGGATTTGGTGGCTCCGTCACTGACGCAGCTGCCATCAACATCCTTTCCCTGCCGGAAACAGCCCAGGATCACCTGCTCCGCTCGTACTTCTCTGAGGAAG GGCTGGAGTACAACCTTGTCCGCCTCCCCATGGCCAGCTGCGACTTCTCCCTCCATGCCTACACCTACGACGATGTCCCCTTTGACTACGAGCTCGCTCACTTCAGCCTGCGAGATGAGGACACGAAGCTGAAG ATCCCCCTCCTGCACCGAGCCTCGGCCATGAGCAAGCAGCCCCTGTCGCTGTACGCCAGCCCCTGGACCTCCCCGACCTGGATGAAGACCAGCGAGTCCTTCGTGGGGAAGGGGACGCTGAAGGGGCAGGCGGGGGACAGGTACCACAAGACCTGGGCCAACTACTTCGTACG GTTCCTGGATGAATATGCCAAGCACAACCTGACCTTCTGGGCGGTGACGGCAGAGAACGAGCCCTCGGCCGGGCTGATCAACAACTACCCCTTCCAGTGCCTGGGCTTCACGGCCGAGCAGCAGCGGGACTTCATCGCACGGGACCTGGGCCCCGCGCTGGCCAACAGCTCCCACCGCGACGTCCGGCTCATCATCCTGGACGACAACCGGCTCCATCTCCCGCACTGGGCCAAAGTG GTCCTGGAGGATGAAGCAGCAGCTCGCTATGTCCACGGCATCGGCATCCACTGGTACCTGGACTTCATTGGGCCCATACAGGACACGGTGGTGCCCACGCACGAGCTCTTTCCCGATTACTTCATCCTGGCCACGGAGGCGTGCATCGGGGCCCACTTCTGGGAGCgggacgtgatcctgggctgCTGGGACCGGGGGAACCAGTACAGCCACAGCATCCTGACG AACCTGAACCACTTTGTGGCCGGCTGGACCGACTGGAACCTGGCCCTGGACCTGGAGGGAGGCCCCAACTGGGTCAAGAACTATGTGGACAGCCCCGTCATCGTGGACGCCAGCGAAGGCATCTTCTACAAGCAGCCCATGTTCTACCACATGGGGCACTTCAG TAAGTTCATCCCCGAGGGCTCCCAGCGCGTGGGGCTCGTCGCCTCCAAAGAGTCCAAGAAGACGGACCTGGAATACACGGCTTTCCTGCGCCCTGACGgtgccgtggtggtggtggttctgAACCG GTCCCTGCAGAACATCACCTTTGGGCTGGCCGACACGGTTGGCCTCATCGCAGCCATGGCTCCGGCCAGCTCCATCCAGACCTACCTGTGGCGGCGGCAGTGA
- the LOC134525872 gene encoding lysosomal acid glucosylceramidase-like isoform X1 translates to MGAVGVLGWLLPPLLLLQAVPRAAGARPCSPKYFGRDAMVCVCNATYCDTLDPVVLPTPGSYVKYESSKAGKRLERSEGTFQRSLHAPGLLLTLNVSALYQHVKGFGGSLSDAAAINVLGLSQPAQDNLLRSYFSESGIEYNLVRLPMACSDFSVRPYSYDDVPHDYELKHFRLAEEDVKLKIPLLHRASAMSKRTLSLYASPWTSPAWMKSNGDVRGKGTLKGQAGDKYHKTWANYFIKFLDEYAKHNVTFWAVTAQNEPLAALLTPPQFPTIAFTPAQQRDFVVRDLGPALARSPHRTRLIILDDQRIHLPHWAKAVLGNATAARYVAGVGVHWYLDSIVPASCSLEATHKLFPDHFLLYTEACSGFLTLRFSVSLGCWERGQSYSHSILTVLNHFVAGWTDWNLALDLEGGPNWVKNFVDSPVIVDSSKDVFYKQPMFYHMGHFSKFIPEGSQRVGLHSSRRCLICQLEHVAVLRPDGALVLVVLNRFGWDVPFGIQDPAVGFIETVAPANSIQTYLWRGK, encoded by the exons ATGGGTGCTGTCGGTGtcctgggctggctgctgccgccgctgctgctgctgcaggcggTGCCCCGGGCTGCAG gCGCCCGGCCCTGTAGCCCCAAGTATTTTGGCCGTGACGCCATGGTGTGCGTCTGCAACGCCACGTACTGCGACACGCTGGACCCCGTTGTCCTGCCGACCCCGGGCAGCTACGTCAAGTACGAGAGCAGCAAGGCCGGCAAGCGGCTGGAGCGCAGCGAGGGGACCTTCCAGCGCAGCCTGCACGCCCCAG ggctgctgctgaCGCTCAACGTCTCTGCGCTCTACCAGCACGTGAAGGGCTTCGGCGGGTCCCTCTCCGATGCTGCTGCCATCAACGTCTTGGGGCTGTCGCAGCCTGCCCAGGACAACCTGCTGCGCTCCTACTTCTCCGAGAGCG GGATCGAGTACAACCTTGTCCGCCTCCCCATGGCTTGCAGCGACTTCTCCGTGCGCCCCTACAGCTACGACGACGTCCCCCACGACTACGAGCTGAAGCACTTCAGGCTGGCAGAGGAGGACGTGAAGTTGAAG ATCCCCCTCCTGCACCGAGCCTCGGCCATGAGCAAGCGGACGCTGTCACTGTACGCCAGCCCCTGGACCTCCCCGGCCTGGATGAAGAGCAACGGGGACGTCCGCGGGAAGGGGACGCTGAAGGGGCAGGCGGGGGACAAGTACCACAAGACCTGGGCCAACTACTTCATCAA gTTCCTGGATGAATACGCCAAACACAACGTGACCTTCTGGGCGGTGACAGCGCAGAACGAGCCCCTCGCCGCCCTTCTCACGCCCCCCCAGTTCCCCACTATTGCCTTCACCCCCGCGCAGCAGCGGGACTTTGTCGTCCGTGACTTGGGCCCCGCGctggcccgcagcccccaccgcACCCGCCTCATCATCCTGGACGACCAGCGCATCCACCTCCCGCACTGGGCCAAAGCG GTCCTGGGCAATGCCACCGCTGCCCGCTACGTGGCCGGCGTGGGGGTTCACTGGTACCTGGACAGCATCGTCCCggccagctgcagcctggaggCCACCCACAAGCTCTTCCCCGACCACTTTCTCCTCTACACGGAGGCCTGCAGTGGCTTCCTCACCCTCCGCTTCTCCGTgtccctgggctgctgggagcGAGGACAAAGCTACAGCCACAGCATCCTGACG GTCCTGAACCACTTTGTGGCCGGCTGGACCGACTGGAACCTGGCCTTGGACCTGGAGGGGGGCCCCAACTGGGTCAAGAACTTCGTGGACAGCCCCGTCATCGTGGACAGCAGCAAGGACGTCTTCTACAAGCAGCCCATGTTCTACCACATGGGGCACTTCAG cAAGTTCATCCCCGAGGGCTCccagcgcgtggggctgcacagcaGCCGCCGCTGCCTCATCTGTCAGCTGGAGCACGTGGCCGTCCTGCGCCCCGATGGGGCCCTCGTCCTGGTGGTCCTCAACAG GTTCGGCTGGGATGTGCCGTTCGGGATCCAGGACCCCGCTGTTGGTTTCATCGAGACGGTGGCTCCTGCCAACTCCATCCAGACCTACCTGTGGCGTGGGAAGTGA
- the LOC134525872 gene encoding lysosomal acid glucosylceramidase-like isoform X2 — MGAVGVLGWLLPPLLLLQAVPRAAGARPCSPKYFGRDAMVCVCNATYCDTLDPVVLPTPGSYVKYESSKAGKRLERSEGTFQRSLHAPGIEYNLVRLPMACSDFSVRPYSYDDVPHDYELKHFRLAEEDVKLKIPLLHRASAMSKRTLSLYASPWTSPAWMKSNGDVRGKGTLKGQAGDKYHKTWANYFIKFLDEYAKHNVTFWAVTAQNEPLAALLTPPQFPTIAFTPAQQRDFVVRDLGPALARSPHRTRLIILDDQRIHLPHWAKAVLGNATAARYVAGVGVHWYLDSIVPASCSLEATHKLFPDHFLLYTEACSGFLTLRFSVSLGCWERGQSYSHSILTVLNHFVAGWTDWNLALDLEGGPNWVKNFVDSPVIVDSSKDVFYKQPMFYHMGHFSKFIPEGSQRVGLHSSRRCLICQLEHVAVLRPDGALVLVVLNRFGWDVPFGIQDPAVGFIETVAPANSIQTYLWRGK, encoded by the exons ATGGGTGCTGTCGGTGtcctgggctggctgctgccgccgctgctgctgctgcaggcggTGCCCCGGGCTGCAG gCGCCCGGCCCTGTAGCCCCAAGTATTTTGGCCGTGACGCCATGGTGTGCGTCTGCAACGCCACGTACTGCGACACGCTGGACCCCGTTGTCCTGCCGACCCCGGGCAGCTACGTCAAGTACGAGAGCAGCAAGGCCGGCAAGCGGCTGGAGCGCAGCGAGGGGACCTTCCAGCGCAGCCTGCACGCCCCAG GGATCGAGTACAACCTTGTCCGCCTCCCCATGGCTTGCAGCGACTTCTCCGTGCGCCCCTACAGCTACGACGACGTCCCCCACGACTACGAGCTGAAGCACTTCAGGCTGGCAGAGGAGGACGTGAAGTTGAAG ATCCCCCTCCTGCACCGAGCCTCGGCCATGAGCAAGCGGACGCTGTCACTGTACGCCAGCCCCTGGACCTCCCCGGCCTGGATGAAGAGCAACGGGGACGTCCGCGGGAAGGGGACGCTGAAGGGGCAGGCGGGGGACAAGTACCACAAGACCTGGGCCAACTACTTCATCAA gTTCCTGGATGAATACGCCAAACACAACGTGACCTTCTGGGCGGTGACAGCGCAGAACGAGCCCCTCGCCGCCCTTCTCACGCCCCCCCAGTTCCCCACTATTGCCTTCACCCCCGCGCAGCAGCGGGACTTTGTCGTCCGTGACTTGGGCCCCGCGctggcccgcagcccccaccgcACCCGCCTCATCATCCTGGACGACCAGCGCATCCACCTCCCGCACTGGGCCAAAGCG GTCCTGGGCAATGCCACCGCTGCCCGCTACGTGGCCGGCGTGGGGGTTCACTGGTACCTGGACAGCATCGTCCCggccagctgcagcctggaggCCACCCACAAGCTCTTCCCCGACCACTTTCTCCTCTACACGGAGGCCTGCAGTGGCTTCCTCACCCTCCGCTTCTCCGTgtccctgggctgctgggagcGAGGACAAAGCTACAGCCACAGCATCCTGACG GTCCTGAACCACTTTGTGGCCGGCTGGACCGACTGGAACCTGGCCTTGGACCTGGAGGGGGGCCCCAACTGGGTCAAGAACTTCGTGGACAGCCCCGTCATCGTGGACAGCAGCAAGGACGTCTTCTACAAGCAGCCCATGTTCTACCACATGGGGCACTTCAG cAAGTTCATCCCCGAGGGCTCccagcgcgtggggctgcacagcaGCCGCCGCTGCCTCATCTGTCAGCTGGAGCACGTGGCCGTCCTGCGCCCCGATGGGGCCCTCGTCCTGGTGGTCCTCAACAG GTTCGGCTGGGATGTGCCGTTCGGGATCCAGGACCCCGCTGTTGGTTTCATCGAGACGGTGGCTCCTGCCAACTCCATCCAGACCTACCTGTGGCGTGGGAAGTGA
- the LOC134525809 gene encoding lysosomal acid glucosylceramidase-like, with amino-acid sequence MLSLSPCGSGTGREELAADTHHPAPSPAPCRQPPSEPHCSRGAMGPGCAGVLGWLLLAQAASWAAGGRPCDAKDFGHGSLVCACSATYCDTLDPVVLPAPGTYVKYESSKAGKRLERSEGTFQHNAETPDFHLTLDTAQRYQKVKGFGGSVTDSAAINIQSLSKDAQNHLLRSYFSEEGIEYNLVRVPMASTDFSVRLYTYADAEGDFELKHFHLTEEDTRMKIPILQAAQAVAKRPLSLYASPWTSPVWMKTNGAMTGRGTLKGTPGDKYHQAWAKYFIRFLDEYAKHNLTFWAVTAGNEPTAGEIVFYPFQCLGFSPEHQRDFIARDLGPALANSSHRDVRLIILDDQRVMLPYWAQVVLKDPVAASYISGIGIHWYLDFLAPIDLTLSITHHLFPDYFLLSTEASTGSYFWEPRVVLGGWDRGTKYSHSILSNLNNYVTGWTDWNLALDLEGGPNWSKNYVDSPVIVDSSKDVFYKQPMFYHMGHFSKFIPEGSQRVGLAVSKKCRRCDLEHSAFLRPDGAVVLVVLNRSPEDVAFGISDPRVGFIEAAAPGDSIQTFLWKQPA; translated from the exons atgctgtccttgtccccatgcgGGTCTGGGACAGGGCGAGAGGAGCTGGCTGCTGACACCCAccaccccgctcccagccctgctccttgcCGTCAGCCTCCGTCCGAGCCGCACTGCAGCAGAGGTGCCATGGGACCTGGGTGCGCCGGCGTCctgggctggctcctgctggCGCAGGCAGCGTCGTGGGCAGCAG GCGGCCGTCCCTGCGATGCCAAGGACTTTGGTCACGGCTCGCTGGTATGCGCCTGCAGCGCCACGTACTGCGACACGCTGGACCCCGTGGTCCTGCCGGCCCCGGGCACCTACGTCAAGTACGAGAGCAGCAAGGCCGGCAAGCGGCTGGAGCGCAGCGAGGGGACCTTCCAGCACAATGCCGAGACCCCAG ATTTCCATCTCACCTTGGACACGGCACAGCGGTACCAGAAGGTGAAGGGCTTTGGCGGCTCTGTCACAGACTCAGCTGCCATCAACATCCAGTCCCTGTCCAAGGATGCCCAGAACCACCTGCTCCGCTCCTATTTCTCCGAGGAAG gcatcGAGTACAACCTCGTGCGCGTCCCCATGGCCAGCACTGACTTCTCCGTCCGCCTGTACACCTATGCTGACGCGGAGGGCGACTTTGAGCTGAAGCACTTCCACCTGACTGAGGAGGACACGCGGATGAAG ATCCCCATCCTTCAAGCAGCCCAGGCAGTGGCCAAGCGGCCGCTGTCGCTCTATGCCAGCCCCTGGACCTCCCCGGTCTGGATGAAGACGAACGGCGCGATGACAGGGAGGGGGACCCTGAAGGGCACCCCTGGGGACAAGTACCACCAGGCCTGGGCCAAGTACTTCATCCG GTTCCTGGACGAATACGCAAAGCACAACCTGACCTTCTGGGCAGTGACAGCGGGGAACGAGCCCACGGCCGGCGAGATCGTCTTCTACCCCTTCCAGTGCCTGGGCTTCTCCCCCGAGCACCAGCGGGACTTCATTGCACGGGACCTGGGCCCCGCGCTGGCCAACAGCTCCCACCGCGACGTCCGGCTCATCATCCTGGACGACCAGAGGGTGATGCTGCCCTACTGGGCCCAGGTG GTTCTCAAAGACCCTGTGGCCGCCAGCTACATCAGCGGCATCGGCATCCACTGGTACCTGGATTTCCTGGCGCCGATCGACCTTACGCTCTCCATCACCCATCACCTCTTCCCAGACTATTTCCTCCTCTCCACGGAAGCCTCCACCGGCTCCTACTTCTGGGAGCCCAGAGTGGTGCTGGGCGGCTGGGACCGCGGGACCAAGTACAGCCACAGCATCCTCTCG AACCTCAACAACTACGTGACGGGCTGGACCGACTGGAACCTGGCCCTGGACCTGGAGGGGGGCCCCAACTGGAGCAAGAACTACGTGGACAGCCCCGTCATCGTGGACAGCAGCAAGGACGTCTTCTACAAGCAGCCCATGTTCTACCACATGGGGCACTTCAg CAAGTTCATCCCCGAGGGCTCGCAGCGCGTGGGGCTGGCTGTCTCCAAGAAGTGCCGCCGGTGTGACCTAGAGCACTCCGCTTTCCTGCGCCCCGACGGCGCCGTCGTCCTGGTGGTCCTGAACCG CTCCCCCGAGGACGTGGCCTTCGGCATCTCCGACCCACGGGTCGGCTTCATTGAGGCCGCGGCCCCCGGTGACTCCATCCAGACATTCCTGTGGAAGCAGCCGGCCTAG